One stretch of Brachyhypopomus gauderio isolate BG-103 chromosome 10, BGAUD_0.2, whole genome shotgun sequence DNA includes these proteins:
- the LOC143525973 gene encoding ubiquitin carboxyl-terminal hydrolase 42-like — MSFYPLITDLPGQEQNHVMDTPDFTTHGMNSDHGEDKPKETVVLASGDGIPLPQMVLFPAEHLCLNWNQVHRIGAGLQNLGNTCFLNSALQCLSYTAPLANYMLSREHSTTCHEPGFCMMCIMENHITQVFANSGKVIKPISVLNELKCIASHFCFGSQEDAHEFLRYTVDTMQESCLFWSILDRETQATTLIHQIFGGYLRSRLECLNCNGVSDTFDQYLDIALDIETAPTITKALEQFVKPEQLDGDNAYKCTKCKKMVHASKRFTVHRSSNVLTIALKRFDFNGSKIAKV, encoded by the exons atgagtttttaccctCTGATAACTGACCTGCCTGGGCAGGAACAGAACCACGTCATGGACACGCCAgattttaccactcatg GAATGAATAGTGACCATGGAGAAGATAAGCCCAAGGAGACTG TGGTGCTTGCCAGTGGCGATGGCATCCCTCTACCCCAGATGGTCCTGTTCCCAGCAGAACACCTCTGTTTAAATTGGAACCAGGTCCATCGTATTGGAGCAGGTCTACAGAACCTGGGCAACACGTGTTTTTTAAACTCTGCCCTTCAGTGTCTCTCCTACACTGCTCCTCTCGCCAACTACATGCTGTCCAGAGAGCATTCCACAACAT GTCATGAACCTGGATTTTGCATGATGTGCATCATGGAGAATCACATCACCCAGGTGTTTGCCAATTCAGGAAAAGTCATTAAACCCATCAGTGTGCTGAATGAACTAAAAT GTATTGCAAGTCATTTCTGTTTTGGGAGTCAAGAAGACGCTCATGAGTTCTTGCGGTACACAGTGGACACTATGCAAGAGTCCTGCCTGTTTTGGAGCAT ACTGGACAGGGAAACACAGGCAACCACTCTGATCCATCAGATATTTGGAGGTTACCTGAGGTCAAGAT TGGAGTGTTTGAACTGCAATGGAGTATCTGATACGTTTGATCAGTATTTGGACATTGCACTGGACATTGAG ACTGCTCCAACCATCACCAAAGCTCTTGAGCAGTTTGTTAAGCCTGAGCAGCTTGATGGAGACAATGCCTACAAGTGCACCAA atgtaaGAAAATGGTTCATGCCTCAAAAAGATTTACAGTCCACCGTAGCTCGAATGTGCTCACCATTGCTTTAAAGCGCTTCGACTTCAACGGAAGCAAAATTGCAAAGGTTTGA
- the LOC143526215 gene encoding uncharacterized protein LOC143526215, which translates to MSQSHGEPQLYGLYAVLVHSGISCHAGHYYCYVKSGNEQWYKMNDASVTVSDIQSVLNKQAYLLFYIRTAKVNGPQFTSTSVISPQLSPHMAKNNSPMKEDQGGSKPGGSNSSSVPKSQPSPCSSSAAASPTSDLRRPVQVNGGTTAHNRAASLSGAPGSSEGRRAREERKCDKDSEQPHLSSTLKERGRSRQGHYRERENRSRERYGHRHRHRHRPNRDHHTDKDRSASRERIPGEREGDRHRDGHTHHRRDHYHHRRHHSSKDERDRDVENGQGDFPRSFEYYVGKKDSGHKRAKAPRTASPAPRPQAQKRSLSDREDPCEERPVKKHKKSKKKNKDKRRSSERDPSDRNGDSSSFRHKKMKKKRRRHNLEEEPRMECRSGHSLDKRKRRLSSDPDESSPSAKRPTTEDYYQTQ; encoded by the exons ATGTCGCAGTCCCACGGAGAGCCACAGCTCTACGGCCTGTACGCTGTGCTGGTCCACTCCGGGATTAGCTGCCACGCCggacactactactgctatgtgaag tctggtaATGAGCAGTGGTATAAGATGAACGACGCATCAGTAACTGTAAGCGACATACAATCAGTGCTGAATAAACAAGCATATTTACTGTTCTACATCCG cacggccaaggtgaacgggcctcagttcacctccacctccgtcatcagtccacagctttctcctcacatggcaaag aataactctcccATGAAGGAGGACCAAGGTGGCTCAAAGCCTGGCGGGAGCAACAGCAGCAGCGTCCCGAAGAGCCAGCCCAGCCCCTGCAGTTCTTCGGCTGCCGCATCCCCGACCTCAGACCTCAGACGGCCTGTGCAGGTGAACGGTGGCACCACCGCTCACAATagagcagcatctctgtctGGTGCGCCAGGCTCTAGTGAAGGCAGACGAGCGCGTGAGGAGCGGAAGTGTGATAAAGATTCTGAGCAGCCACACCTTTCCTCCACACTGAAGGAGCGAGGCAGATCCAGGCAGGGACATTATCGCGAGCGGGAAAACCGGAGTCGGGAGCGCTACGGGCACCGCCATCGCCATCGCCATCGTCCCAACAGAGACCACCATACTGATAAGGATCGCTCGGCCAGTCGAGAGAGGATCCctggagagcgagagggagatcgCCACCGGGACGGGCACACCCACCACCGCCgagaccactaccaccaccggcGCCATCACAGCAGCAAGGACGAACGAGACCGGGATGTGGAGAATGGTCAAGGTGACTTCCCTCGCTCATTTGAGTACTATGTTGGGAAGAAAGACTCGGGACACAAGCGGGCTAAAGCACCACGCACCGCCAGCCCTGCCCCGCGGCCCCAGGCACAAAAGCGTAGCCTGTCGGACAGGGAGGATCCATGTGAAGAGCGGCCTGTCAAAAAACATAAGAAATCCAAGAAGAAGAACAAGGACAAGCGGAG GAGTTCTGAGAGGGACCCATCAGACAGGAATGGGGACAGCAGCTCCTTCCGACacaaaaagatgaaaaagaagaggaggaggcacaACTTGGAGGAGGAGCCTCGTATGGAGTGTCGCTCTGGCCACAGCTTAGACAAACGTAAGCGCCGCCTCAGCTCCGACCCAGACGAGTCTTCACCCAGCGCCAAGCGACCTACTACTGAGGACTATTACCAGACTCAGTAG
- the LOC143526217 gene encoding uncharacterized protein LOC143526217, with product MVHASKRFTVRRSSNVLTIALKRFDFNGSKIAKDVRYPEYLDMRPFMSQSHGEPQLYGLYAVLVHSRFSCHAGHYYCYVKSGNGQWYKMNDASVTVSDIQSVLNQQAYLLFYIRTAKVNGPQFTSTSVISPQLSPHMAKNNSPMKEDQGGSKPGSSVPKSQPSHCISSAAASPTSDLRRPVQVNGGAAAHNRAASLSGAPGSSEGRRAREERKCDKDSEQPHLSSTLKERGRSRQGHYRERETRSRERYGHRHRHRHRPNRDHHTDKDRSASRERIPGEREGDRHRDGHTHHRRDHYHHRRHHSSKDERDRDVENGQGDFPRSFEYYVGKKDSGHKRAKAPRPASPAPRPQAQKRSLSDREDPCEERPVKKHKKSKKKNKDKRRSSERDPSDRNGDSSSFRHKKMKKKRRRHNLEEEPRMECRSGHSLDKRKRRLSSDPDESSPSAKRPTTEDYYQTQ from the exons ATGGTTCATGCCTCAAAAAGATTTACCGTCCGCCGTAGCTCGAATGTGCTCACCATTGCTTTAAAGCGCTTCGACTTCAACGGAAGCAAAATTGCAAAG GACGTGAGGTATCCAGAGTATCTGGACATGCGTCCGTTCATGTCGCAGTCCCACGGAGAGCCACAGCTCTACGGCCTGTACGCTGTGCTCGTCCACTCCAGGTTTAGCTGCCACGCCggacactactactgctatgtgaag tctggtaATGGGCAGTGGTATAAGATGAACGACGCATCAGTAACTGTAAGCGACATACAATCAGTGCTGAACCAACAAGCGTATTTACTGTTCTACATCCG cacggccaaggtgaacgggcctcagttcacctccacctccgtcatcagtccacagctttctcctcacatggcaaag aataactctcccATGAAGGAGGACCAAGGTGGCTCAAAGCCTGGCAGCAGTGTCCCGAAGAGCCAGCCCAGTCACTGCATTTCTTCGGCTGCCGCATCcccgacctctgacctcagacggcctgtgcaggtgaacggcggcgccgccgctcacaatagagcagcatctctgtctGGTGCGCCAGGCTCTAGTGAAGGCAGACGAGCGCGTGAGGAGCGGAAGTGTGATAAAGACTCTGAGCAGCCACACCTTTCCTCCACCCTGAAGGAGCGAGGCAGATCCAGGCAGGGACATTATCGAGAGCGGGAAACCCGGAGTCGGGAGCGCTACGGGCACCGCCATCGCCATCGCCATCGTCCCAACAGAGACCACCATACTGATAAGGATCGCTCGGCCAGTCGAGAGAGGATCCctggagagcgagagggagatcgCCACCGGGACGGGCACACCCACCACCGCCgagaccactaccaccaccggcGCCATCACAGCAGCAAGGACGAACGAGACCGGGATGTGGAGAATGGTCAAGGTGACTTCCCTCGCTCATTTGAGTACTATGTTGGGAAGAAAGACTCGGGACACAAGCGGGCTAAAGCACCACGCCCCGCCAGCCCTGCCCCGCGGCCCCAGGCACAAAAGCGTAGCCTGTCGGACAGGGAGGATCCATGTGAAGAGCGGCCTGTCAAAAAACATAAGAAATCCAAGAAGAAGAACAAGGACAAGCGGAG GAGTTCTGAGAGGGACCCATCAGACAGGAATGGGGACAGCAGCTCCTTCCGACacaaaaagatgaaaaagaagaggaggaggcacaACTTGGAGGAGGAGCCTCGTATGGAGTGTCGCTCTGGCCACAGCTTAGACAAACGTAAGCGCCGCCTCAGCTCCGACCCAGACGAGTCTTCACCCAGCGCCAAGCGACCTACTACTGAGGACTATTACCAGACTCAGTAG
- the LOC143526218 gene encoding uncharacterized protein LOC143526218 codes for MSQSHGEPQLYGLYAVLVHSGISCHAGHYYCYVKNNSPVKEDQGGSKPGGSNSGSVPKSQPSPCSSSAAASPTSDLRRPVQVNGGAAAHNRAASLSGAPGSSEGRRAREERKCDKDSGQPHLSSTLKERGRSRQGHYRERENRSRERYGHRHRHRHRSNRDHHTDKDRSASRERIPGEREGDRHRDGHTHHRRDHYHHRRHHSSKDERDRDVENGQGDFPRSFEYYVGKKDSGHKRAKAPRPASPAPRPQAQKRSLSDREDPCEERPVKKHKKSKKKKKDKRRSSERDPSDRNGDSSSFRHKKMKKKRRRHNLEEEPRMECRSGHSLDKRKRCLSSDPDESSPSAKRPTTEDYYQTQ; via the exons ATGTCGCAGTCCCACGGAGAGCCACAGCTCTACGGCCTGTACGCTGTGCTGGTCCACTCCGGGATTAGCTGCCACGCCggacactactactgctatgtgaag aataactctcccGTGAAGGAGGACCAAGGTGGCTCAAAGCCTGGCGGCAGCAACAGCGGCAGCGTCCCGAAGAGCCAGCCCAGCCCCTGCAGTTCTTCGGCTGCCGCATCcccgacctctgacctcagacggcctgtgcaggtgaacggtggcgccgccgctcacaatagagcagcatctctgtctGGTGCGCCAGGCTCTAGTGAAGGCAGACGAGCGCGTGAGGAGCGGAAGTGTGATAAAGACTCTGGGCAGCCACACCTTTCCTCCACCCTGAAGGAGCGAGGCAGATCCAGGCAGGGACATTATCGCGAGCGGGAAAACCGGAGTCGGGAGCGCTACGGGCACCGCCATCGCCATCGCCATCGTTCCAACAGAGACCACCATACTGATAAGGATCGCTCGGCCAGTCGAGAGAGGATCCctggagagcgagagggagatcgCCACCGGGACGGGCACACCCACCACCGCCgagaccactaccaccaccggcGCCATCACAGCAGCAAGGACGAACGAGACCGGGATGTGGAGAATGGTCAAGGTGACTTCCCTCGCTCATTTGAGTACTATGTTGGGAAGAAAGACTCGGGACACAAGCGGGCTAAAGCACCACGCCCCGCCAGCCCTGCCCCGCGGCCCCAGGCACAAAAGCGTAGCCTGTCGGACAGGGAGGATCCATGTGAAGAGCGGCCTGTCAAAAAACATAAGAAatccaagaagaagaagaaggacaaGCGGAG GAGTTCTGAGAGGGACCCATCAGACAGGAATGGGGACAGCAGCTCCTTCCGACacaaaaagatgaaaaagaagaggaggaggcacaACTTGGAGGAGGAGCCTCGAATGGAGTGTCGCTCTGGCCACAGCTTAGACAAACGTAAGCGCTGCCTCAGCTCCGACCCAGACGAGTCTTCACCCAGCGCCAAGCGACCTACTACTGAGGACTATTACCAGACTCAGTAG